One window of the Anomaloglossus baeobatrachus isolate aAnoBae1 chromosome 12, aAnoBae1.hap1, whole genome shotgun sequence genome contains the following:
- the LOC142257660 gene encoding scavenger receptor cysteine-rich type 1 protein M130-like: MCCITAEKEDTVRLMDGSYRCAGRLEILINNLWSRAFSDKWGINEAHVVCRELHCGHAVGSFHITTPTIRRHIHLIGKCRGNETQLNDCFSVGSVNTIIWTDQKLDIQVVCSGGTRLQLVNGPGRCVGRVEIYHNGRWGTICDNSWDKADADVVCKQLGCGSAAKATTEAYYGREYNDKWLDNVECKGNETHILNCPSSEFGKGDYSYMTAAGVICSEMSGAQIELFVNHKFDLF, encoded by the exons ATGTGTTGTATAACTGCAGAGAAAGAAGATACAGTAAGACTGATGGACGGGTCTTATCGCTGTGCTGGAAGACTGGAGATTTTGATAAATAATCTATGGAGCAGAGCGTTCAGTGACAAATGGGGCATAAATGAGGCCCACGTTGTGTGCAGAGAATTACACTGTGGTCATGCAGTTGGTTCATTTCATATCACAACACCAACAATCCGTCGTCATATACATCTCATTGGAAAATGTCGAGGAAATGAGACACAGCTGAACGATTGTTTTTCTGTTGGATCAGTTAATACAATAATATGGACTGATCAGAAATTGGATATACAAGTTGTTTGCTCAG GAGGCACACGTCTACAACTGGTCAATGGTCCTGGTCGATGTGTTGGAAGAGTGGAGATTTATCATAATGGAAGATGGGGGACGATCTGTGATAACTCCTGGGATAAAGCAGATGCAGATGTGGTGTGTAAGCAGCTGGGCTGTGGTTCTGCTGCTAAAGCTACTACTGAAGCCTATTATGGGAGAGAATACAATGACAAATGGTTGGACAATGTAGAATGTAAAGGAAATGAGACACACATCCTAAACTGTCCATCAAGTGAATTTGGAAAAGGAGACTACTCTTATATGACTGCTGCAGGAGTGATATGTTCAG agatgagcggtgctcAAATCGAACTATTTGTCAAtcacaaattcgacctgttttag